One genomic region from Ornithinimicrobium flavum encodes:
- a CDS encoding DUF3039 domain-containing protein yields MSSRMSDQPLDAPEAPTAPSTQTALLEREDTRVSPDLQEPGDHERFAHYVRKEKIMESAMTGNPVIALCGKVWIPGRDPQKFPVCPMCKEIYEGLREPQDGGSGGPGDGQG; encoded by the coding sequence ATGAGCAGCCGGATGTCCGACCAGCCCCTCGACGCGCCCGAGGCCCCGACCGCCCCGTCCACGCAGACGGCGCTGCTGGAGCGAGAGGACACGAGGGTCTCGCCCGACCTGCAGGAGCCGGGCGACCACGAACGCTTCGCGCACTACGTGCGCAAGGAGAAGATCATGGAGTCGGCGATGACCGGGAACCCGGTCATCGCCCTGTGCGGCAAGGTCTGGATCCCCGGTCGCGACCCCCAGAAGTTCCCCGTCTGCCCCATGTGCAAGGAGATCTACGAGGGGCTGCGCGAGCCTCAGGACGGCGGCTCCGGGGGGCCCGGCGACGGCCAGGGCTGA